A window of Bradyrhizobium sp. AZCC 1719 genomic DNA:
ACCGGTCAGTTCGCCGAAGTGTCGATCATCGTGGAGCCGAACGAGCCCGGCAAGGGTTACGAGTTCGAGTCCAAGATCGTCGGTGGCGCGGTGCCGAAGGAATACATCCCCGGCGTCGAAAAGGGCCTCAACAGCGTGATGGGCTCGGGCGTGGTCGCCGGCTTCCCGGTGGTCGACGTCAAGGTCCAGCTCGTCGACGGCAAGTATCACGACGTCGACTCGTCGGCGCTGGCCTTCGAAATCGCATCGCGCGCGGCATTCCGCGAAGCGCTGCAGAAGGGCAAGTCTGTTCTGCTCGAGCCGATCATGAAGGTCGAAGTGGTGACCCCGGAAGACTATACCGGTTCGGTCATCGGCGACCTGAATTCTCGGCGCGGCCAGATCCAGGGCCAGGACATGCGGGGCAACGCCAACGTCATCAACGCGATGGTGCCGCTCATGAACATGTTCGGGTACGTGAATAACCTGCGCTCGATGAGCCAGGGACGCGCGACCTTCACGATGCAATTCGATCACTACGCTGAAGCGCCGGCGAACGTGTCGGCAGAAGTCCAGAAGAAGTTTGCCTGATTGTCGTTGGTTGCAAGCTAACGACTGAACGGAGAGTCAAATGGCCAAAGCAAAGTTTGAACGTACTAAACCGCACTGCAACATCGGAACCATCGGTCACGTCGACCATGGCAAGACATCGCTGACCGCAGCGATCACCAAGGTGCTGGCTGAAACCGGCGGTGCGACGTTCACGGCGTACGACCAGATCGACAAGGCGCCGGAAGAGAAGGCGCGCGGCATCACCATCTCGACCGCTCACGTCGAGTATGAGACGACGAACCGCCACTATGCCCACGTCGACTGCCCCGGCCACGCCGACTATGTGAAGAACATGATCACCGGCGCCGCCCAGATGGACGGTGCGATCCTGGTCGTGTCGGCCGCCGACGGCCCGATGCCGCAGACCCGCGAGCACATCCTGCTCGCCCGTCAGGTCGGCGTCCCCGCGCTCGTCGTGTTCCTGAACAAGTGCGACATGGTCGACGATCCGGAGCTGCTCGAGCTCGTCGAGCTCGAAGTTCGCGAACTGCTCTCGAAGTATGAATTCCCGGGCGACAAGATCCCGATCATCAAGGGCTCGGCGCTCGCCGCCCTCGAAGACAAGGACAAGAAGCTCGGCCATGACGCCATCCTCGAGCTGATGCGCAATGTCGACGAATACATTCCGCAGCCGGAGCGTCCGGTCGACCAGCCGTTCCTGATGCCGGTGGAAGACGTGTTCTCGATCTCGGGCCGCGGCACCGTCGTCACCGGCCGTGTCGAGCGCGGCATCATCAAGGTCGGCGAGGAAATCGAAATCGTAGGCCTCCGCGACACCCAGAAGACCATCGTCACGGGCGTCGAAATGTTCCGCAAGCTGCTCGATCAGGGCCAGGCCGGCGACAACATCGGCGCGCTGCTCCGCGGCACCAAGCGCGAGGAAGTCGAGCGTGGCCAGGTGCTGGCGAAGCCGGGTTCGGTCAAGCCGCACACCAAGTTCAAGGCTGAGGCCTACATCCTGACCAAGGAAGAGGGCGGTCGTCACACCCCGTTCTTCACCAACTACCGGCCCCAGTTCTACTTCCGCACCACCGACGTGACCGGCGTCGTGCACCTGCCCGAAGGCACCGAGATGGTGATGCCGGGCGACAACATCGCGATGGAAGTGCACCTGATCGTGCCGATCGCGATGGAAGAAAAGCTGCGCTTCGCGATCCGCGAAGGCGGCCGCACCGTCGGCGCCGGCGTCGTCGCCGCCATCATCGAATAAGCGAATAGGGAATGGCGAGTAGCGAGTGGACTGGTTCCATTCGCTATTCGCTGCTCACCACTCGCCCTACGCGACAAAGAAAGACAAACGGCAATGAACGGCCAAAATATTCGCATCCGTCTCAAGGCGTTCGACCATCGAATCCTCGATACGTCGACCCGCGAGATCGTGAACACGGCGAAACGTACCGGTGCCCAGGTTCGCGGACCCATTCCGCTGCCCACCCGCATCGAGAAGTTCACCGTCAACCGTTCGCCACACGTCGACAAGAAGAGCCGCGAGCAATTCGAGATGCGCACCCACAAGCGCCTTCTCGACATTGTCGACCCGACCCCGCAGACCGTCGACGCTTTGATGAAGCTCGATCTGGCCGCCGGTGTCGACGTCGAGATCAAGCTCTAAGATTTTTTAGCTCGTCCGAATTTAGCGGACAGAAAGAACAGGAAGCACGCCGATGCGCTCCGGAGTGATCGCACAAAAGGTCGGGATGACGCGGGTCTTTACGGAGGCCGGCGAACATATCCCTGTGACCGTGCTGAAGCTGGGCAATTGCCAGGTGCTGGGCCACCGCACGACCGAAAAGAACGGTTACGTCGCGCTGCAGCTCGGTGCGGGTACCCGCAAGACCGTGTATCTGCCCAAGGCGGAGCGCGGCCAGTTTGCCGCGGCCAAGGTCGAGCCCAAGCGGAAAGTCGCCGAATTTCGCGTTTCGGAAGATGCGCTGATTCCGGTTGGCGCCGAGATCCAGGCGGACCATTTCGTGGTCGGCCAGTTCGTCGACGTCACCGGCACCTCGGTTGGTAAGGGGTTTGCCGGCGGCATGAAGCGCTGGAATTTCGGCGGCCTGCGCGCCACCCACGGTGTGTCGGTTTCGCATCGTTCGATCGGTTCGACCGGCGGACGCCAGGATCCCGGCAAGACCTTCAAGAACAAGAAGATGCCCGGTCACATGGGTGTCGATCGCATCACCACGCTCAATTTGCGTGTGGTGCAGACCGACGTCGAGCGCGGTCTGATCCTGGTCGAGGGTGCCGTTCCCGGCTCCAAGGGCGGCTGGATCTCGGTGCGCGACGCCGTGAAGAAGCCGTTGCCGAAGGAAGCTCCGAAGCCCGGCAAGTTTAGGGTTGCTGGCGGTGAGCAGGCTGCTGCTGCGCCGGCCGAGCAGGAGGGCGCGTGAGATGGAACTGAAAGTCACGACGCTTGAAGGTAAGGAAGCCGGATCGGTCCAGCTCTCGGACGCGATCTTCGGTCTCGAGCCGCGCGCCGACATCATCCAGCGTTGCGTGCAATGGCAGCTCAACAAGCGCCAGGCCGGCACGCACAAGGCGAAGGGGCGCGCCGAAATCTGGCGCACCGGCAAGAAGATGTACAAGCAGAAGGGCACCGGCGGCGCCCGTCACGGCTCGGCCCGCGTGCCGCAGTTCCGCGGCGGTGGCCGTGCGTTCGGGCCGGTGGTTCGCTCGCACGCGACCGACCTGCCGAAGAAGGTGCGGGCGCTGGCGCTCAAGCATGCCTTGTCGGCGAAGGCCAAGGATGGCGGCCTGATCGTGATCGATAGCGCGCAGGTCAAGGAAGCCAAGACCAAGGCTCTGGTCGGCCATTTCAACGGCCTTGGGCTCACCAACGCGCTGATCATAGACGGCGCCGAGCTCAACAACGGTTTCGCGACCGCGGCCCGCAACATTCCGAACATCGACGTGCTGCCGATCCAGGGCATCAACGTCTACGACATTCTGCGCCGTCAGAAGCTCGTGCTGACGAAGGCGGCAGTCGATGCGCTGGAGGCGCGCTTCAAATGAAGAATATCGATCCGCGCCATTACGACGTGATCGTAGCCCCCGTCGTCACCGAAAAGGCGACGGTAGCATCCGAGCACAACAAGGTCGTGTTCAAGGTCGCCAGCAAGGCGACCAAGCCGCAAATCAAGGAAGCCGTCGAGAAGCTGTTCGACGTCAAGGTGAAGAGCGTGAATACCCTGGTCCGCAAGGGCAAGACCAAGGTGTTCCGCGGCAATTTCGGTTCGCAGTCGGACGTCAAGCGGGCTGTCGTGACCCTCGAAGAGGGCCACCGCATCGACGTCACCACCGGACTATAAGGCGACACAGCGATGGCATTGAAAACATACAATCCGACGACGCCGGGCCAGCGCCAGCTGGTGATGGTCGACCGTTCGGCGCTCTACAAGGGCAAGCCGGTGAAGGCGCTGACCGAGGGCAAGCTCGGCAATGGCGGCCGCAACAACACCGGCCGCATCACCGTGCGCTTCCGCGGCGGCGGCCACAAGAAGTCCTACCGCCTGGTGGATTTCAAGCGAAACAAGGTTGACGTTCCCGCCGTCGTCGAGCGGCTGGAATACGATCCGAACCGCACCGCGTTCATCGCGCTGATCAAATATCAGGACGGCGAGCAGGCCTACATCCTGGCGCCGCAGCGCCTGGCCGTGGGCGATACGGTGGTTGCCGGCAATTATGTCGACGTGAAGCCCGGCAACGTCATGCCGCTCGGCAACATGCCGGTCGGCACCATCGTCCACAACATCGAGATGAAGATCGGGAAGGGCGGCCAGATCGCCCGTTCCGCCGGCACCTACGCCCAGATCGTCGGCCGCGACCAGGAATATGTCATTCTGCGCCTGAACTCAGGCGAACAGCGCCTGGTGCACGGCCGTTGCCGCGGCACCATCGGTGCGGTGTCGAACCCCGATCATATGAACATTTCGATCGGCAAGGCCGGCCGCACCCGCTGGCTCGGCTGGCGTCCGCATAACCGCGGCGTCGTCATGAACCCGATCGACCATCCGCACGGCGGCGGCGAAGGCCGCACCTCGGGCGGCCGCCACCCGGTCACGCCGTGGGGTAAGCCGACCAAGGGCAAGAAGACCCGTTCGAATAAGTCGACCAATCGATTCATCCTCCTAAGCCGCCACAAGCGGAAGAAGTAAGGAACGCCGGACATGGTTCGTTCAGTCTGGAAAGGCCCGTTCGTCGAAGCCTCTCTGCTCAAGAAGGCAGATGCTGCGCGCGCGTCCGGCCGTCACGACGTCATCAAGATCTGGAGCCGCCGCTCGACCATCCTGCCGCAGTTCGTCGGCCTGGTGTTCGGCGTCTACAACGGCCAGAAGCACGTGCCGGTCTCGGTCAACGAGGAAATGGTGGGTCACAAGTTTGGCGAGTTCTCGCCGACCCGTACCTTCCATGGCCACTCTGGCGACAAGAAAGCCAAGAAGGCTTGAGGAATAGACGATGAGCAAACCAAAGCGCGAACGTAGCCTCGCGGACAACGAGGCCAAGGCAGTCGCCCGGATGCTGCGCGTCAGCCCGCAGAAGCTCAATCTTGTCGCGCAGTTGATCCGCGGCCGGAAGGCGTCTGCTGCGCTCGCCGACCTGCAGTTCTCGCGCAAGCGGATCGCGGTCGACGTCAAGAAGTGCCTGGAATCGGCGATCGCGAACGCCGAGAACAACCATGACCTCGAGGTCGACGATCTCGTCGTCGCCGAGGCCCATGTCGGCAACGGCATCGTCATGAAGCGTTTTTCGCCCCGCGGCCGTGGCCGTTCGGGCCGTATCTATAAACCGTTCTCGCACCTGACCATCGTGGTTCGTCAGGTCGAGGCCGAGGCAAGCGCTTAAAGCGGCGCGGGAGAAAACGATGGGTCAAAAGATCAATCCAATCGGACTGCGTCTCGGCATCAACCGCACGTGGGATTCGCGTTGGTTCGCCGGCAAGAGCGAATACGGCAAGCTCCTGCATGAAGACGTCAAGATCCGCGAGATCCTGCACAAGGAGCTCAAGCAGGCGGCTGTCGCCCGCATCGTGATCGAGCGTCCGCACAAGAAGTGCCGCGTGACGATCCACTCGGCGCGTCCGGGCGTCGTGATCGGCAAGAAGGGCGCCGACATCGACAAGCTGCGCAAGCGGGTTGCCGACATCACGGCTTCCGACGTCGTCATCAACATCGTTGAAATCCGCAAGCCCGAACTCGATGCCACGCTGGTTGCGGAATCGATTGCGCAGCAGCTCGAGCGCCGCGTCGCTTTCCGCCGCGCCATGAAGCGGGCGGTGCAATCGGCGATGCGTCTTGGCGCCGAAGGCATCCGCATCAACTGCTCGGGTCGTCTCGGCGGCGCCGAAATCGCGCGCATGGAGTGGTATCGCGAGGGCCGCGTGCCGCTGCACACGTTGCGCGCCGACGTCGATTACGGCGTGGCGACGGCGTTCACCACATTCGGCACCTGCGGCGTCAAGGTCTGGATCTTCAAGGGCGAGATCCTCGAGCACGATCCGATGGCCCAGGACAAGAAGATGGCCGAAGGCGATACCGCGCGTCCGCGCCGCGACAGCGCCGCAGCGTGAGACATTAGGAAGGTTTGAGGGCTCAAAGCCATGATGCAACCAAAGAAAACGAAGTTCCGGAAGGCGCACAAGGGCCGTATCCACGGCGTTGCGACTTCGGGTGCGACGTTGTCGTTCGGCCAGTTCGGCCTGAAGGCGATGGCGCCCGAGCGCGTCACTGCCCGCCAGATCGAAGCCGCGCGCCGCGCGCTGACCCGCCACATGAAGCGCGCCGGCCGCGTCTGGAT
This region includes:
- the tuf gene encoding elongation factor Tu; this encodes MAKAKFERTKPHCNIGTIGHVDHGKTSLTAAITKVLAETGGATFTAYDQIDKAPEEKARGITISTAHVEYETTNRHYAHVDCPGHADYVKNMITGAAQMDGAILVVSAADGPMPQTREHILLARQVGVPALVVFLNKCDMVDDPELLELVELEVRELLSKYEFPGDKIPIIKGSALAALEDKDKKLGHDAILELMRNVDEYIPQPERPVDQPFLMPVEDVFSISGRGTVVTGRVERGIIKVGEEIEIVGLRDTQKTIVTGVEMFRKLLDQGQAGDNIGALLRGTKREEVERGQVLAKPGSVKPHTKFKAEAYILTKEEGGRHTPFFTNYRPQFYFRTTDVTGVVHLPEGTEMVMPGDNIAMEVHLIVPIAMEEKLRFAIREGGRTVGAGVVAAIIE
- the rpsJ gene encoding 30S ribosomal protein S10, whose translation is MNGQNIRIRLKAFDHRILDTSTREIVNTAKRTGAQVRGPIPLPTRIEKFTVNRSPHVDKKSREQFEMRTHKRLLDIVDPTPQTVDALMKLDLAAGVDVEIKL
- the rplC gene encoding 50S ribosomal protein L3, with the protein product MRSGVIAQKVGMTRVFTEAGEHIPVTVLKLGNCQVLGHRTTEKNGYVALQLGAGTRKTVYLPKAERGQFAAAKVEPKRKVAEFRVSEDALIPVGAEIQADHFVVGQFVDVTGTSVGKGFAGGMKRWNFGGLRATHGVSVSHRSIGSTGGRQDPGKTFKNKKMPGHMGVDRITTLNLRVVQTDVERGLILVEGAVPGSKGGWISVRDAVKKPLPKEAPKPGKFRVAGGEQAAAAPAEQEGA
- the rplD gene encoding 50S ribosomal protein L4, which translates into the protein MELKVTTLEGKEAGSVQLSDAIFGLEPRADIIQRCVQWQLNKRQAGTHKAKGRAEIWRTGKKMYKQKGTGGARHGSARVPQFRGGGRAFGPVVRSHATDLPKKVRALALKHALSAKAKDGGLIVIDSAQVKEAKTKALVGHFNGLGLTNALIIDGAELNNGFATAARNIPNIDVLPIQGINVYDILRRQKLVLTKAAVDALEARFK
- a CDS encoding 50S ribosomal protein L23, whose product is MKNIDPRHYDVIVAPVVTEKATVASEHNKVVFKVASKATKPQIKEAVEKLFDVKVKSVNTLVRKGKTKVFRGNFGSQSDVKRAVVTLEEGHRIDVTTGL
- the rplB gene encoding 50S ribosomal protein L2; amino-acid sequence: MALKTYNPTTPGQRQLVMVDRSALYKGKPVKALTEGKLGNGGRNNTGRITVRFRGGGHKKSYRLVDFKRNKVDVPAVVERLEYDPNRTAFIALIKYQDGEQAYILAPQRLAVGDTVVAGNYVDVKPGNVMPLGNMPVGTIVHNIEMKIGKGGQIARSAGTYAQIVGRDQEYVILRLNSGEQRLVHGRCRGTIGAVSNPDHMNISIGKAGRTRWLGWRPHNRGVVMNPIDHPHGGGEGRTSGGRHPVTPWGKPTKGKKTRSNKSTNRFILLSRHKRKK
- the rpsS gene encoding 30S ribosomal protein S19; this translates as MVRSVWKGPFVEASLLKKADAARASGRHDVIKIWSRRSTILPQFVGLVFGVYNGQKHVPVSVNEEMVGHKFGEFSPTRTFHGHSGDKKAKKA
- the rplV gene encoding 50S ribosomal protein L22, with the translated sequence MSKPKRERSLADNEAKAVARMLRVSPQKLNLVAQLIRGRKASAALADLQFSRKRIAVDVKKCLESAIANAENNHDLEVDDLVVAEAHVGNGIVMKRFSPRGRGRSGRIYKPFSHLTIVVRQVEAEASA
- the rpsC gene encoding 30S ribosomal protein S3, with amino-acid sequence MGQKINPIGLRLGINRTWDSRWFAGKSEYGKLLHEDVKIREILHKELKQAAVARIVIERPHKKCRVTIHSARPGVVIGKKGADIDKLRKRVADITASDVVINIVEIRKPELDATLVAESIAQQLERRVAFRRAMKRAVQSAMRLGAEGIRINCSGRLGGAEIARMEWYREGRVPLHTLRADVDYGVATAFTTFGTCGVKVWIFKGEILEHDPMAQDKKMAEGDTARPRRDSAAA